Proteins encoded within one genomic window of Chlorobaculum sp. MV4-Y:
- the yihA gene encoding ribosome biogenesis GTP-binding protein YihA/YsxC, which translates to MNITSAEFFCSYSSLNGLPSDGRPEIVFVGRSNVGKSSLLNSLCARKGLAKTSSTPGKTRLINYFLINNNLYFVDLPGYGYAKVGQGERESWGKLLTDYIVKRDEIALVVLLVDSRHPGMASDLEMMEFLDYCGRPFGIVLTKWDKLKQAEKSKARRTIESCASNARFIVNYSSLSGSGRDRLLASIDTFSQ; encoded by the coding sequence ATGAACATCACCAGCGCTGAATTTTTCTGTAGTTATTCCAGCTTGAACGGGCTGCCGTCCGATGGTCGTCCGGAAATTGTGTTTGTGGGGCGGTCGAATGTCGGCAAATCTTCGCTGCTGAATTCCCTTTGCGCCCGTAAGGGGTTGGCGAAGACCAGTTCAACGCCGGGTAAGACGCGGCTCATCAACTATTTCCTTATCAACAACAATCTCTACTTCGTCGATCTGCCGGGGTACGGGTATGCCAAGGTCGGGCAGGGCGAGCGTGAGAGCTGGGGGAAGCTGCTGACGGACTATATCGTCAAGCGTGATGAGATTGCTCTTGTGGTACTGCTTGTCGATTCGCGGCATCCGGGGATGGCGTCCGACCTTGAGATGATGGAGTTTCTTGACTATTGCGGGCGTCCGTTCGGCATCGTCTTGACCAAGTGGGACAAGCTGAAGCAGGCCGAAAAGTCGAAGGCCCGGCGCACGATTGAAAGTTGTGCATCGAATGCCAGATTTATTGTAAATTACTCGTCTTTGTCGGGCAGTGGCCGGGACAGGCTTCTGGCTTCGATCGATACTTTTTCTCAGTAA